The DNA segment CCGCAGAATTTTACAAACCACTGGCGGACGATAAAGACTTCATGTTGCAAGTTATTTTGCTTTCGAAGGGCAACAGTGAGGCTTTCATATTGACCAAAGAATGCGCCGTAGACGATTTGATCTGCACGATGATATGTTACTTGTAAgacttacatatataagtatatggttTTGAAAAGGTTCTTAAATTCTAACCTCTGTAGCACAACATCTGTGGAAATGGAACGCAATGTACACGTCTCGAAAAGTGCCGAGTGCGCGGCATTCGAAATAAGTTTCATATTTCCAAATTGTAAAATTGCCGAATTTAACATAAATTCATTTTCGTAACATTTACGTCCCACTCCACAGATATTCCCGAGCCGATACCGATTTTCAAGCGACACAAGTTCAGCGCCGATCCTTTGATAGCACCATTTATTAGTCAGCTTTATGAAATCGTACAGAAACCGAATGAAGAGTCTAAGAGTTGGAAAGTACAGTTGGCCGAGTGGTTGACCTTACAAAACTCCGAACTGCCAATTATAAGCAATGTATGTTCAGCTAAGCGTAATCTTTTCCTCGAAGACAAAGGTCAACAGGTAAATTTTTTGGCACCGCCAGGATCAAAACCATGTGTCTTTCATACTGATGGTGCTGGTGGTGAACCGGCTTCAACGGATGTTTCTGCGCCCTCTTCATGTTCATCTTCCGGTGGTTCGGCAATAATGAGCAGTTCATCGTGTATGACTTGTCGGCCATTCGAGCGCACTGGCGCCGAGGATAGCTCGGAAGATGCATGTAAGAAAGCGGAAAAGATTTTCGCACCAAAAGTAGCACTGCTTCGAAATAGAGTGattgaagaagaagaggaatgTGAAGATGAGATGTGCTTGCAAGTGTGTGAGGACCAAATAAAGCAGTGGAAGGCAGAGATCATTGCCGATCAGGAGGAATTGAGGAAGGTTCTACCATATGGCGGTAGAGATACTATGGAGGTTATTAACGAAATGGAAATTGAAGAGGAACAATTCCCCATAGGCGAATGAGCAGTTGGAGGAGATACATCTCTCGAGTTTTTGCAttcgcaataatatttttatgtttatggaaaa comes from the Bactrocera neohumeralis isolate Rockhampton chromosome 2, APGP_CSIRO_Bneo_wtdbg2-racon-allhic-juicebox.fasta_v2, whole genome shotgun sequence genome and includes:
- the LOC126759252 gene encoding uncharacterized protein LOC126759252; this encodes MFEDTLLIIKADYMHKRKPVLLHLLQHEFMIKGQRKILFSPENAAEFYKPLADDKDFMLQVILLSKGNSEAFILTKECAVDDLICTMICYFTTSVEMERNVHVSKSAECAAFEISFIFPNYIPEPIPIFKRHKFSADPLIAPFISQLYEIVQKPNEESKSWKVQLAEWLTLQNSELPIISNVCSAKRNLFLEDKGQQVNFLAPPGSKPCVFHTDGAGGEPASTDVSAPSSCSSSGGSAIMSSSSCMTCRPFERTGAEDSSEDACKKAEKIFAPKVALLRNRVIEEEEECEDEMCLQVCEDQIKQWKAEIIADQEELRKVLPYGGRDTMEVINEMEIEEEQFPIGE